From Rhododendron vialii isolate Sample 1 chromosome 7a, ASM3025357v1:
TACATATCAGGTCTATTTTTCTGCTGGTAAATCTCTCAAGGCTTGTGTTCGGATTCTAGATTTGAGGACTGACTTTTCGGATTCTAGATTTGGCGACGGAGTTATGGAGGCAAAGGAAAATGTGatgaaaaacataaaaagataaCAGGATAAAGAAGCTAAATTCTGTTCTTTACGCAGAATCATATCTATATTATTTATTTGAATGAATCTCTTCACAATTCCATTATCCAATCCAATTTTGGGGGAAGTTTGGCAGGTTCATTAACGGATGCTGGATTGTGCATAAATTGGATTATGGCTGTTTGGGTGCTTAGGCCCAAAATGATTTCTTTCAGAATCCGTTCTCAAAACTACACTGTAGAGATACATTTCAAGAATTAGCTCAGGAGGAgtttttacattctcatttttttaggAAATTATCCCCGACCTTCTATAAATTTCCACCCTGTACCCATGTTATATTGTTATATCAATGTGCCCTATGCTTATTTGTGATTTTTACTTATTTGTGGTACTTTATGTTTCCGTCCCTTGTAATTTGATTTTGCATCTCCATCACGGAATTTTGTTGCTAATTTATGGAAAAAGTGGTAATAATTGTTTTTAAAGGTAACATTTGAGACTTCCAAATAGGGGAAATGGTAATAAGTATTTGTGAAGTGGAAGGCCCCATAGATATTTAACTTAACAATatctaaaaatatttatgtttaaaagGGTTATTCATACATAgcactccctccatccctaaataagtgtctggcGTGCAAACTtaagcttttaaaaaaatgcatttgttttgttaaaaaaaatcaaatttttttcacaatgcATAGATAgtaatgagttctattagattgtgaaaaaaatttagattttttaacgaaaaatatGCATCTTTTGTAAGGCCTAGATTTGCGCACCAGACACTTAGTTATGAATATCGAAGGGCAATATGCTTGCGTTCGGAGACGTTCGAGCGAGGGTTCGGTTGCTTCTGGATCGGAGTAGTGTttgtagacttttttttttacctgatAGTATTTACTTCCAAAATTGCTCCACTGTAGAAATAAAGGGAAGGCAAGGCCACCTTTGTTGAAGTATATAGTATGTGGTAGGTGAAGTAGAGTTGATAATTATTGGAAGGCTATGAACGTTTCCACAGGGAAAGTTGGCTTGGAAGGACAAAGACCAACCCTTCTTCTAAGTCAGCAGCTCCAAAACCAGATAGATAGTGGACTCTGCTTTTTCCTGCTCTTCTCTGGTAATAATATCATCTGATTCTGATCATCAAACCCCTGATCGATCCATATATTCCTTTGATAATTTCGATTCAAAGGGTTTTATTGGGATACTGTTTGGGTGAATAATAGCTTTGCTCTTCCATTCTCTACTGCGGATAAGTTCATTATAAGTTGTGCTCATGATGAGCGTATGAAAGAGACAACACAGACAGAGGTACACTCTCAAAAGTCTTCTAATTCTTAAACAAATTTTCCACATCATCAATTACGTTATATACAAATACAACCCCATTTGTTGTTGTACGCTGATTCCTATGCTTAAAGTCGAAATGTATCATAGTTTCAACCTAAATAAATTGCCTGCATGCACGAAACGTCACTTAacattttgaaatatttttctatttaatCATATAAgacaatattattttatatagaGATATATTGTTTAAAAAGTGAGGATAGAGAGAGATTAATTAGTAGAATATTATCTGTatctttgaaaaaagaaatgatcCAATGACTACAAAGTTAACAGGAAGTGATATAACGATTGTAaaggggaattgattttgtcactcatcTTTTTATTAATGTTactctcattctctcacaaaacaaatcatcttacgtagacacaaaggggagtgacattaacataaaggggagtggcaaaatcactcccttGTAGAGGTGGCTCTCATTTATATGCTTGACATTTTCAACCAACACTGCTTATCATAATTCTTTGTTTCCAACCGTTTCttaatattttgtttaaaaaaaaaaaaatcagtttctcctttttcttttttgggtgtgtTTGCTTCTCCTCTGTATTCCCTTTTGGTTTCCAAGTTTGTGTTGTCTTCTTGTCCTGTGCTTACTTCTTAATTCCTCTTCTTGTGTTGCACAATTTACCAAAACAGTTTTCTACTTTCTTCATTTCCGTTTAGCAGGAAAGCCCTGTGCGTGTTTTCTTCTTCCGGCAATACACAAACGCAACAGAGACGTGAGAAATGGCTCTCGAATGTGTTCTTTCCATCGGAGAAAACCTAACTGACCCGATTCGTTGTCAGTTTGGTTATCTGATTCATTATAAAAGAAACCTTGAAAGTCTAGGGGGTGAAGTCAATATGCTGGAAGAGAGAAGAGGCGCAGTACAACTATTGGttgataatgccaaaaaaaaaggacaacttATTGGACCTGATGTTGAGGGATGGATGTCAAGAGTAGATGGACTGAGTAGTGAGGCCAACTGCATTCTCGAACAGGATGAAGCAGCTGAAGTGAAGAAAAAACGTTGTTTGaatgggtggtggtggtgtccAACCCTCAAGTCGCGCTACTCACTTAGTCGGAAAGCAAAAAAGAAGGTAGTGGAGGTGGCTAAGCTGCGAGAAGATGGAAACTTTACCCAAGTATCGTACCTTGTGCCTCCACCCGGGATACAATCCAGACCCACTGATGGTATTAAAGGTTGCAAATCTAGGAGTTCAATCCTGAAGAAAGTCATGGAGGCGCTCAAGGAAGATGGCGTTAGTAATATGGTTGGCGTATGTGGGATGGGAGGAGTTGGTAAGACGACACTAGTGGAAGAAGTTGCCAAGAAAGCAAAGGAAGAAATATTGTTTGATGACGTGGTGATGGCAGTAGTGTCCCGGAACCCTGAGGTTAGGAAGATTCAAGGTGAAATTGCGGATCTATTGGGTTTTCAATTTGAGCAGGAGACTGAATCTGGAAGAGCGGATAATCTTCGTGACCAGATAAAGCGTAGGAAGACGATTCTCGTCATATTGGATGATGTTTGGAAGAGACTTGAGCTGAAACACGTTGGCATTCCATTCGGAGATGCCCATAAAGGTTGCAAAATTTTGGTGACTTCAAGAAGTGAAGAGGTTTGCAACGATATGGGagctcaaaaaaaattcaaagttcaATTCTTACCTAAAGAAGAAGCATGGTCTCTCTTTTGCGAGATGGCTGGAATTTCTGAAGAACAGACTAATTTCCAGCCCATGAAGATGGCAGTTGCGAATGAATGCAGAGGCCTACCGATTGCTATTGTTACAGTTGGAAGGGCACTCAAAGGAAAAGATGAGCCTTCCTGGCGTTCTGCTCTTGCGCAATTATGCAAGTCCAACGGCAAAAACATCAGGGGAGTAGAGGAAAATGTGTTTAGACCTCTTGAGTGGAGTTACAATTACTTGGAAAGTGAGGAAGCCAAGGGATGCTTTTTGCTCTGTTCCTTATTTCCAGAAGGTTCTGACATTCCAAAAGAAGATATTGTTAGGTACGGGATTGGACTAGAGCTGTTTAGGAGCATTGATAGCGTGGGAGAAGCAAGAGACAGAGTACATGTCCATATCGATCATTTGAAAAAATGCTTTTTATTGATGGATGGAGAAAATGATGGATGTGTTAAAATGCATGATGTGATACGAGATGTCGCTTCCAGGGAGGAGCATTCGTTTATGGTCAAAACACTTAAAGAATGGCCAGAGAATGAAAGGCGCGGAAATTATGCCATAATTTCCATGATATGCTCTGGTATGCGTGAGGGGCTACCTCATAATTTAGAGTTTCCGAAACTTCAGCTTTTAAGGCTGGAGTCCGACTGGGCCATTGAATCCCCTGAGAGTTTGTCCGACCCGGCCATTGAATCCCCTGAGAGTTTGTACCAAGGGATGAAGGAACTCAAAGTGGTACATATGTCAAGCATGTATGTCCAACCACTGCCGAGATCAATCCAATGCTTAACCAACCTTCAAACCCTATCACTGCATCATTGCTACCTAGCTGATAAAGATTTGCTGGCAATTGAAGCACTAAAGAATCTGGAAATTTTGAGCTTTACTGGATCTACTATCGAGGAGTTGCCAAGAGAAATTGGCAACCTTAATCGCTTGAAGCTACTAGATTTTTTGAACTGCGATGTGACAAGGATTCCTCATGGGGTTTTGTCAAGTTTATTGAAGCTAGAAGAGTTGTATCTTGGGGTGAGCTTTGCGGGGTGGGATGTTGTTGTAGAGGGAAAAGATATTATACTAAGTAATGCGTGCATTGCTGAGCTAGCATCCCTGCCTAATTTGGTGGCTTTGGATATTTATGTACCAAACATTGAGTGCTGGGTCTGGCCTAGAGATGTGGTTTTTCTTGGGAACATAAGAGCATTCCACATTTGTTTTGGGAAATCAAGCAGATATATTGATGAATGTTTGTATCCATCAACCAATCGACTGACACTAAAATGTATTGACATCAGTCATGGTGTTATGGAGATACGTGGACTTAAGATGCTATTCAAGATCACTAGAATTCTGTGCTTTAATTCAGTAACGTGGGTGAAGCACAACATCTGTGATTTGGACCATGATGGTCTAAAAAACTTGTCAGA
This genomic window contains:
- the LOC131332211 gene encoding probable disease resistance protein At4g27220: MALECVLSIGENLTDPIRCQFGYLIHYKRNLESLGGEVNMLEERRGAVQLLVDNAKKKGQLIGPDVEGWMSRVDGLSSEANCILEQDEAAEVKKKRCLNGWWWCPTLKSRYSLSRKAKKKVVEVAKLREDGNFTQVSYLVPPPGIQSRPTDGIKGCKSRSSILKKVMEALKEDGVSNMVGVCGMGGVGKTTLVEEVAKKAKEEILFDDVVMAVVSRNPEVRKIQGEIADLLGFQFEQETESGRADNLRDQIKRRKTILVILDDVWKRLELKHVGIPFGDAHKGCKILVTSRSEEVCNDMGAQKKFKVQFLPKEEAWSLFCEMAGISEEQTNFQPMKMAVANECRGLPIAIVTVGRALKGKDEPSWRSALAQLCKSNGKNIRGVEENVFRPLEWSYNYLESEEAKGCFLLCSLFPEGSDIPKEDIVRYGIGLELFRSIDSVGEARDRVHVHIDHLKKCFLLMDGENDGCVKMHDVIRDVASREEHSFMVKTLKEWPENERRGNYAIISMICSGMREGLPHNLEFPKLQLLRLESDWAIESPESLSDPAIESPESLYQGMKELKVVHMSSMYVQPLPRSIQCLTNLQTLSLHHCYLADKDLLAIEALKNLEILSFTGSTIEELPREIGNLNRLKLLDFLNCDVTRIPHGVLSSLLKLEELYLGVSFAGWDVVVEGKDIILSNACIAELASLPNLVALDIYVPNIECWVWPRDVVFLGNIRAFHICFGKSSRYIDECLYPSTNRLTLKCIDISHGVMEIRGLKMLFKITRILCFNSVTWVKHNICDLDHDGLKNLSELQVVRCLDLESLINTIDGPLAKEAFCALKTLHLSILPELMHLWKGPTQLACLRNLTDVTVYRCPKLGYCVFSLAIARNLMQLQNITIQDCDQLEVIVSNIGGGEHELASAAAEEDEDEIQFPKLTSLKLHYLPNFTGFCKPMNAVKLPQLKHLELEDIPKINFLWPTSQTNYGITIRPLFNDKDTLSSIETLNIFNMDNLIEIWPGDLQALKLRDIEVHYCHKLLTILFPSNLIECMQNLERLQVHTCDSVEVAFDLCGYLNVGGKGKGPIAVALPCLAHLVLENLQNLTHVWANGSRTIQGFQNLRFLTVDGCSSLRILLSPFVAKLLVNLKKLQIRICKVMEAIVGWEQEADDEVTPNTIFIFPQLTYLELVNLPLLANFCPQTCTFQGSYLEKACISDCPAMESLPSAVQSVIDEQQFCNGVTSFSSPKRD